One genomic window of Verrucomicrobiia bacterium includes the following:
- a CDS encoding PEP-CTERM sorting domain-containing protein has translation MNGISKFIGSSVCAVAFLFAVGEVSAANLIANPGFETGTTASWLTLGTGVGATITVQTPDNGPSAAGSFNAYMTNSIAANNLALQQSTPNGSAVPGLVNYSFDLKFGSSLNGGVFFVHIWDVNSVGGVIDQGPGLLQPNVANDGNWHTFAGSFTAPATVNHLEIEFDCTTGAAAGSAESMHVDNVSLTQAVPEPTTVTLVGLGLFGAVAFGRKRKS, from the coding sequence ATGAATGGGATCAGTAAATTCATCGGAAGTTCAGTATGCGCGGTGGCGTTTCTGTTTGCCGTGGGCGAAGTGTCGGCGGCAAACCTTATCGCGAACCCCGGCTTTGAAACCGGAACTACGGCGAGTTGGTTGACATTGGGTACGGGCGTAGGGGCCACCATTACGGTCCAGACTCCGGATAACGGTCCTTCGGCAGCCGGATCGTTTAATGCGTACATGACCAATTCGATTGCAGCCAACAACCTGGCGCTGCAGCAGAGCACGCCGAACGGCAGCGCGGTCCCCGGATTGGTGAACTATTCGTTCGATCTGAAGTTTGGTAGTTCGCTTAACGGCGGAGTCTTCTTCGTTCATATATGGGACGTAAACTCGGTTGGCGGAGTTATCGATCAAGGCCCCGGACTGCTTCAGCCTAACGTTGCCAACGACGGCAATTGGCACACGTTCGCTGGTTCGTTCACGGCTCCGGCGACTGTGAATCATCTGGAAATCGAGTTCGATTGCACGACGGGAGCAGCGGCTGGCAGTGCGGAATCAATGCACGTCGACAATGTGTCGCTCACCCAGGCGGTACCCGAACCGACGACCGTGACGCTGGTCGGTCTTGGATTGTTTGGCGCCGTTGCGTTCGGACGCAAGCGCAAGTCGTAA
- a CDS encoding DUF5060 domain-containing protein, with protein sequence MPHAFIRCLKFRFGSLAILVSLAVSVNGAAGTVEQWGVFDIPLSGSTNGNPFVDVQFSARFSFSTSTVEVVGFYDGDGIYRVRFMPDKPGHWRYTTHSNRPELDVKTGEFVVTSPTGSNHGPVQVANTYHFAYGDGSPFRPIGTTSYNWAHMADALEEQTLASLAAAPFNKIRMCIFPKHNPESTNELALFPFAGTPPKSWDFSRFDPRFFQHLEKRVGDLCDRGIEAELILFDPYDKGRWGFDRMPVEVDDRYVRYLVSRLAAYRNVWWSLSNEYDFNKQKKESDWDRLFHVLQAADPYGHPRSIHNGFLIYNNTQPWVTHASIQNGSAVEDAGRAELYRDVYRKPVVYDEVKYEGNIWKRWGNLSAEEMVFRFWQGTVAGTYVTHGEVVTNEQHILWTSEGGKLHGQSPPRLAFLRQVLAESPATGIDPIDKWQDSNMGGKLGEYYLLYFGKQTPTSWPFELYKDRIANGMKFTVEVLDTWAMTTMPVEGEFVAKKKDNYHFVDEKGRAVPLPGKPYMAVCIRRVREPVGSSLKGTPPPADVTPE encoded by the coding sequence ATGCCGCATGCATTCATCCGGTGTCTCAAATTCCGTTTCGGCAGTCTCGCGATTTTGGTTTCGCTTGCCGTGTCCGTCAACGGGGCTGCCGGAACGGTCGAGCAGTGGGGAGTTTTTGACATCCCGCTCTCTGGCTCGACCAATGGCAATCCCTTTGTGGATGTCCAGTTTTCTGCACGCTTTTCGTTCTCTACCTCGACGGTCGAAGTGGTTGGCTTTTACGACGGCGATGGGATTTATCGAGTACGGTTTATGCCTGACAAGCCCGGTCACTGGCGCTACACGACACACAGTAACCGGCCCGAACTCGACGTGAAAACGGGTGAGTTTGTTGTCACCTCACCCACGGGAAGCAACCACGGGCCGGTCCAGGTAGCTAACACGTACCACTTTGCTTATGGCGACGGCTCGCCGTTCCGTCCGATTGGCACAACTTCTTACAACTGGGCGCACATGGCGGACGCGTTGGAAGAGCAAACACTCGCCAGTCTCGCGGCCGCGCCCTTCAACAAGATCCGCATGTGCATTTTTCCAAAACATAACCCGGAAAGCACGAACGAACTGGCGCTTTTCCCGTTTGCCGGGACACCGCCGAAGTCCTGGGATTTTTCCCGCTTCGATCCGCGATTCTTCCAACACCTCGAAAAACGTGTCGGCGATCTCTGCGACCGGGGCATCGAGGCGGAACTGATTCTATTCGATCCTTACGACAAGGGCCGTTGGGGTTTCGACCGTATGCCGGTGGAAGTGGATGACCGGTATGTTCGCTACCTCGTCAGCCGCCTGGCCGCCTATCGCAACGTCTGGTGGTCACTGTCCAACGAATACGATTTCAACAAGCAGAAGAAGGAGTCGGATTGGGACCGTTTGTTCCACGTCTTACAAGCCGCGGATCCCTACGGCCACCCGCGCTCCATCCACAATGGCTTCCTCATTTACAACAACACACAACCGTGGGTCACGCACGCTAGCATCCAAAACGGGTCGGCAGTGGAAGATGCGGGTCGCGCCGAGTTGTATCGCGACGTATATCGTAAACCGGTCGTTTACGACGAGGTGAAATACGAGGGGAACATATGGAAGCGCTGGGGCAACCTTTCCGCAGAGGAAATGGTGTTTCGCTTCTGGCAGGGTACCGTCGCAGGCACCTATGTGACCCACGGCGAAGTCGTGACGAACGAACAACATATACTGTGGACCTCCGAAGGGGGTAAACTCCATGGGCAGAGTCCTCCACGGCTTGCGTTCCTCCGCCAGGTGCTCGCGGAAAGTCCGGCGACCGGCATCGACCCGATTGACAAATGGCAGGACTCAAACATGGGCGGCAAACTCGGTGAGTACTATCTGCTCTATTTTGGCAAGCAGACACCGACGTCGTGGCCCTTTGAACTCTACAAGGACCGCATTGCCAACGGCATGAAATTCACGGTTGAGGTGCTGGACACATGGGCCATGACCACCATGCCGGTCGAAGGTGAGTTCGTGGCGAAGAAGAAGGATAACTATCATTT
- a CDS encoding aldo/keto reductase, translating to MATRRLGKSGIEISVIGTGLWAVGGGWGPVDDQQALGAIDASLEAGINFFDTADVYGNGHSEELLGKAMRGRRERFVVATKIGWAGYDGKNNRSQYDSVDKLIAGVEGSLRRLQTDRIDLIQNHIFYREPNTDIFIEGFQRLQRDGKVRAYGLSSSDFAFIKEFNRNSQCATLQIDYSLLNRTPESEIFPYCQTSNIAVIVRGALAMGILAGKFTSETRFSEGDFRRNWHENPDERRVFLEDLDKVERLRSLANGRTLSQLALRFVVDHPAVATVIPGARSPKQARENVKAGLLPALTPAERQQIDSVTPPGGGRKIWPA from the coding sequence CTGGCGACCCGTCGCTTGGGAAAATCCGGGATTGAGATCTCCGTCATCGGAACCGGCTTGTGGGCAGTCGGCGGAGGTTGGGGACCGGTAGATGACCAGCAGGCACTCGGCGCCATTGACGCCTCACTGGAAGCCGGTATCAACTTTTTCGACACCGCCGACGTCTATGGCAATGGCCACAGTGAGGAATTGCTTGGCAAAGCCATGCGGGGGCGGCGGGAGCGATTTGTGGTGGCAACCAAGATCGGTTGGGCCGGCTATGACGGCAAGAACAACCGCTCTCAGTACGATAGCGTGGACAAACTGATCGCGGGTGTCGAGGGGAGCCTGCGCCGGTTACAGACGGACCGCATCGATCTGATCCAGAACCATATTTTCTATCGCGAGCCGAACACGGACATCTTTATCGAGGGCTTCCAGCGGCTGCAGCGCGACGGAAAGGTGCGCGCCTACGGCCTAAGCTCGAGCGATTTCGCTTTCATCAAGGAGTTCAACCGCAATAGCCAGTGCGCGACGTTGCAGATTGACTACAGCCTCCTTAATCGAACGCCGGAGAGCGAGATTTTCCCGTATTGCCAGACGAGCAACATCGCCGTGATTGTTCGCGGAGCCCTGGCGATGGGCATTCTCGCGGGTAAATTCACTTCCGAGACGCGATTCTCCGAGGGTGACTTTCGTCGCAACTGGCACGAAAACCCTGATGAGCGACGCGTATTCCTGGAAGACCTCGACAAGGTCGAACGCCTGCGCTCGCTCGCGAACGGTCGCACGTTGTCCCAACTCGCGCTGCGTTTTGTCGTTGATCACCCCGCCGTAGCGACGGTCATCCCCGGCGCGCGTTCGCCCAAGCAGGCGCGCGAGAATGTGAAGGCGGGTCTCCTGCCCGCACTCACGCCGGCGGAACGTCAGCAAATCGATTCCGTTACTCCACCGGGAGGCGGCCGCAAGATCTGGCCAGCGTAA
- a CDS encoding family 16 glycosylhydrolase — MSFGIKKSLSSLAVCALLVFGLFSSWTSSIYAVTNLVFSDEFNGAGTNVDTTKWGFDLGNTSSIAGGGWGNNEKETYSAAAKNAFVSNGVLHIVALNDVGGGAPYSSARLRTLGLFSLTYGRIEVRARLPRGSPYWWPAIWMLATNYSGTTGPTNSWPECGEIDMVESKGATPLTNFFTLHKDGAGNQGVDISAQVRYTFPSGDANTNFHTYVTEWNTNSFHVSIDSNTVLYSNGGTINNWSSSIGPFPAPFNHPFYIIMNLAVGGNFVGNPGTATINAATTFPGDMQIDYIRVYQDGPAPPLGPPLLLSVAPSNGCASGGTAITLTGTNFQNTATVTINGVNATAVTVVNTNTITAITGANAAGTYNIVLKCTNQPPTTLTNGFTYLGPPLFAGPGTVTPAVEGATLTWSAASGSPPFTYGVYEATNSGGEINPLLTTNALSAFISLYPGSNSPITYFFKVKATDTCSATDTNQVELSVQPLLNPNSSQVGDGIPNGWKQQYGFSPFDNTVAAADPDGDDLSNLQEFQLGTNPLDNNSPFHVTAVTLQGSDVLVSWQSVGGMTSAVESTPALGGSYSNISGNIIITGSGLTTTNYLDPGAVTNAPLQFYRIRLIP; from the coding sequence ATGTCGTTCGGGATTAAGAAATCGCTGTCATCACTCGCCGTCTGCGCTCTATTGGTCTTCGGGCTCTTTAGCAGTTGGACTTCCTCCATTTACGCGGTTACCAACCTCGTCTTCAGCGACGAATTCAACGGTGCCGGCACTAATGTGGATACCACAAAGTGGGGGTTTGATCTGGGCAATACCAGCAGCATTGCGGGTGGGGGCTGGGGCAACAATGAAAAGGAGACCTACTCCGCCGCCGCCAAGAATGCTTTCGTCTCGAATGGTGTGCTCCACATAGTCGCCCTCAATGACGTGGGAGGGGGTGCCCCCTATAGTTCTGCCCGGCTAAGAACATTGGGTCTATTCTCGCTTACATATGGGCGGATTGAGGTCCGCGCCCGGCTCCCCCGGGGATCTCCGTATTGGTGGCCGGCGATTTGGATGCTGGCAACCAATTATTCAGGTACTACCGGGCCTACCAACTCATGGCCTGAGTGCGGAGAGATCGACATGGTGGAGAGTAAGGGAGCTACTCCGCTGACAAACTTTTTTACCCTGCACAAGGATGGCGCCGGTAATCAGGGCGTCGACATATCAGCTCAAGTGAGATATACTTTCCCGTCAGGAGACGCCAACACCAATTTTCATACTTACGTTACCGAATGGAACACCAATTCCTTCCATGTTTCCATCGATAGTAACACGGTCCTCTACAGCAATGGCGGGACTATAAACAATTGGTCGAGTTCCATTGGCCCGTTCCCGGCGCCTTTTAATCATCCGTTCTACATCATCATGAACCTGGCTGTTGGTGGCAATTTCGTGGGCAATCCCGGCACTGCGACGATTAACGCCGCGACTACATTCCCCGGTGACATGCAGATTGATTACATTCGCGTTTACCAGGATGGTCCAGCGCCACCACTGGGCCCCCCATTACTCCTGTCTGTCGCGCCCAGCAATGGCTGCGCGAGCGGCGGGACGGCGATTACTCTTACCGGGACCAATTTCCAAAACACCGCGACGGTCACCATCAATGGTGTGAACGCCACCGCTGTCACGGTTGTGAATACCAATACGATAACAGCCATCACGGGTGCCAATGCAGCTGGAACGTACAACATAGTACTCAAGTGTACGAACCAACCTCCGACAACACTTACCAACGGATTTACCTACCTTGGCCCACCTCTTTTTGCAGGACCGGGCACTGTTACCCCGGCCGTCGAAGGCGCAACGTTGACCTGGTCCGCTGCATCGGGTTCCCCACCCTTTACCTACGGCGTATACGAAGCGACCAATAGCGGAGGCGAGATCAACCCGCTGTTGACCACCAACGCCCTGTCGGCATTCATTTCCCTGTATCCGGGGAGCAACAGCCCGATTACCTACTTCTTCAAAGTTAAGGCGACCGATACCTGCAGCGCCACTGACACCAACCAGGTTGAACTGTCCGTGCAGCCGCTTCTCAACCCGAACAGCAGCCAGGTCGGTGACGGGATTCCCAACGGCTGGAAGCAACAGTATGGCTTTAGTCCATTCGACAACACCGTTGCTGCTGCGGATCCTGACGGCGATGATCTTTCGAACTTGCAGGAATTCCAGTTGGGAACGAATCCATTGGACAATAACTCCCCGTTCCACGTTACGGCAGTTACCCTGCAGGGTTCAGACGTGCTTGTCTCGTGGCAGTCGGTCGGTGGCATGACGTCCGCCGTGGAATCCACACCTGCCCTCGGTGGCAGCTATTCGAATATCAGCGGCAATATTATCATCACGGGCTCTGGCCTGACGACGACGAACTACCTCGACCCGGGCGCCGTCACCAACGCGCCGCTTCAGTTCTATCGTATTCGCTTGATCCCCTGA
- a CDS encoding glycosyl hydrolase family 28-related protein, with the protein MNPKRIALIFSTILVAIPMHAASYYPTRLDDPKAAYFTRENFPVHADGIADDADALQQAIDRVQETAHQGIVFIPEGQYRLGKTVHVWNGIRLIGYGSRRPVIILGENTPGFQEGDGKYLVHFVSDRPKEDLPIRDANPGTFYTGMSNIDIEIRDGNPAAVGIRFHVAQHSYLAHIDFRIGSGRAGIEEVGNEAEDLHFFGGEFGITMHKPSPSWPFLLIDSSFEGQRKAAIETEEGGLTIIRNQFKSVPTAIAVREDRAEELWMKDSRLEDVTGPALIISDEHNARTEINLENVICARVPVLASFRESGKTIVGTGSVYQVKVFTHGLHIADLGATPEIKTTCETVPLPSLPPPVKSDIPALPPADTWANIRALGAKGDGQTDDTTAFKEAIAKHRAIYLPSGRYRVTDTLTLNPDTVLVGLHPFATQLVLTDSTPAFVGLGGPKPLLETPKGGSNIVTGIGLDTGINSRAVAAKWMAGKDSLMNDVRFLGGHGMYNPDGTRLVVYNNNRTGDPDAARRWDSQYWSLWITDGGGGTFKDIWTPNSFAQAGVYISDTVTEGRIYAMSSEHHVRNEVKLRNVSNWQIYALQMEEERGEGPNCLPVDIDNSKNITFANLYLYRVASNAPFPYAVKLTSSRDIRFRNVHVYSPGKFTFDNTIFDQTHNVETRSREIASLNISGNPPQTPPTHESLVLAPGAKVEKLAGGFNNIDGATVDAAGNVYFIDARFQRIYRWAPESHAVTLLRDSPLEPVGLVFDKSGNLLVVTRLGQVYAFQPGGHEDEITVLQPVAAAPRPGLVPVLPISRWRDAHDFIKVNTQPAPLHYLSPDGTTFIPSVEDPRNSRPTRVFFSTTDLTRAYGLAAAPTNQPFYVADEFGQKTWAFSVLPDGTLANARLFAEEGEAGITTDTDGNVYVAAGNVFVFDRSGKQVDLIEVPERPTSLVFGGKDRRTLFITARSSLYEVRTRFKGP; encoded by the coding sequence ATGAATCCGAAACGTATTGCGTTGATTTTTTCCACAATTTTGGTCGCGATCCCCATGCATGCGGCTTCCTATTACCCAACCCGACTGGACGACCCCAAAGCGGCTTATTTCACGCGGGAGAACTTCCCGGTGCATGCCGATGGCATCGCGGACGACGCCGACGCCTTGCAGCAGGCCATCGACCGTGTCCAGGAAACGGCCCACCAGGGCATCGTCTTCATTCCCGAGGGGCAATATCGCCTCGGCAAGACCGTTCATGTCTGGAATGGCATCCGCCTCATCGGGTATGGCAGTCGCCGGCCCGTCATTATTCTTGGCGAGAATACCCCCGGCTTTCAGGAGGGCGATGGCAAGTATCTGGTGCATTTCGTGAGCGACCGGCCGAAAGAGGACCTGCCCATCCGCGATGCCAACCCGGGCACGTTCTACACCGGGATGAGCAATATCGACATTGAGATTCGGGACGGCAACCCGGCCGCCGTGGGTATCCGCTTTCACGTGGCGCAGCACTCCTACCTTGCGCATATCGACTTTCGCATCGGCTCGGGCCGGGCGGGCATCGAGGAAGTGGGCAACGAAGCAGAAGACTTGCATTTCTTTGGAGGTGAGTTCGGCATCACAATGCACAAACCCTCACCCAGCTGGCCGTTCCTGCTGATCGACTCCTCGTTTGAAGGCCAGCGCAAAGCAGCCATTGAGACCGAGGAAGGCGGGCTCACCATCATTCGCAACCAGTTCAAAAGCGTGCCCACCGCTATCGCCGTCCGCGAAGACCGCGCCGAGGAACTCTGGATGAAGGATTCGCGCCTGGAAGACGTTACGGGTCCAGCGCTGATCATTAGCGACGAGCACAACGCACGGACCGAGATCAACCTCGAGAATGTCATCTGCGCGCGCGTCCCGGTTCTCGCTAGCTTCCGTGAAAGCGGGAAGACAATTGTGGGCACCGGCTCGGTGTATCAGGTCAAGGTATTCACGCACGGCCTGCACATCGCCGATCTTGGCGCCACGCCGGAAATCAAAACCACTTGTGAGACTGTCCCATTGCCGTCGCTACCGCCACCGGTCAAGTCAGACATCCCCGCACTGCCTCCCGCCGACACGTGGGCCAATATCCGGGCGCTCGGCGCCAAGGGCGACGGACAGACAGATGACACAACGGCATTCAAGGAAGCCATCGCCAAACATCGCGCGATTTACCTGCCGTCGGGCCGTTATCGCGTGACCGATACGCTCACGCTCAATCCGGATACTGTCCTCGTCGGCCTGCATCCGTTCGCGACACAACTTGTGCTCACGGATTCCACACCCGCGTTCGTGGGCCTTGGCGGGCCCAAACCGTTGCTCGAAACTCCCAAAGGTGGATCCAATATTGTCACCGGCATCGGCTTGGACACGGGGATCAACAGTCGCGCGGTGGCCGCCAAGTGGATGGCCGGGAAGGATTCGTTGATGAATGATGTCCGTTTCCTCGGTGGCCATGGTATGTACAATCCCGACGGCACACGCCTGGTAGTTTACAACAATAACCGTACCGGCGATCCCGACGCGGCGCGACGATGGGATTCCCAGTACTGGAGCCTTTGGATTACCGACGGCGGCGGCGGAACTTTTAAGGACATCTGGACGCCGAACTCATTCGCCCAGGCTGGCGTCTACATTTCTGATACCGTGACCGAAGGCCGTATCTATGCGATGTCCAGCGAGCACCACGTCCGCAACGAGGTGAAGTTGCGCAATGTCTCCAACTGGCAGATCTACGCCCTGCAAATGGAAGAGGAGCGCGGGGAAGGCCCCAACTGCCTGCCTGTGGACATCGACAACTCGAAGAATATCACGTTCGCCAATCTCTACCTCTACCGCGTTGCCAGCAACGCTCCATTCCCGTATGCGGTGAAACTCACCTCCTCCCGCGACATTCGCTTTCGCAACGTTCACGTTTACAGCCCCGGCAAGTTCACATTCGACAACACCATTTTCGACCAAACTCACAACGTGGAAACTCGTTCGCGAGAGATCGCATCCCTGAACATTTCCGGCAATCCGCCTCAAACTCCACCGACACATGAGTCACTAGTTCTGGCACCCGGGGCGAAGGTCGAGAAACTTGCCGGTGGGTTTAATAATATCGACGGAGCCACAGTCGATGCCGCGGGAAATGTTTATTTCATTGATGCGCGTTTTCAGCGCATCTACCGGTGGGCGCCGGAAAGTCATGCCGTGACGCTTCTCCGCGACAGCCCGCTGGAACCGGTTGGGTTGGTGTTCGACAAGTCTGGCAATCTTCTGGTCGTGACACGCCTAGGCCAGGTGTATGCGTTTCAGCCGGGTGGCCATGAGGACGAGATCACCGTTCTCCAGCCCGTGGCTGCGGCTCCGCGTCCTGGGCTTGTGCCGGTTCTGCCGATTAGCCGCTGGCGCGATGCGCACGACTTCATAAAGGTCAACACCCAGCCGGCGCCACTGCACTATCTCTCGCCCGACGGCACCACCTTCATCCCGTCCGTGGAAGATCCACGGAACTCCCGCCCGACGAGAGTCTTCTTTTCAACGACCGATTTGACCCGGGCGTACGGATTGGCCGCGGCCCCGACGAATCAGCCCTTTTACGTAGCTGACGAGTTTGGACAGAAGACGTGGGCTTTCAGCGTGCTGCCCGATGGCACGCTTGCCAACGCCAGGCTTTTTGCCGAGGAGGGCGAGGCTGGCATCACAACCGACACCGATGGAAATGTTTATGTCGCAGCCGGCAACGTCTTCGTCTTCGACCGGTCAGGCAAGCAGGTCGACTTGATTGAAGTGCCGGAACGTCCGACCAGTCTCGTGTTCGGCGGCAAAGATCGACGAACTCTTTTTATCACAGCGCGCAGCTCGCTTTATGAGGTACGGACCAGATTCAAAGGTCCGTAA